The Caldisericia bacterium genomic sequence GAGGGTTTATTAGTACCTCCTCCAGACCCCTATAACCTTTCCTATAATCTTTATCCTTTTATCTATTTTTATTGGTTTATACTTTGGATTTTCAGGAAAGAGAAATGATTCACCCCTCTTTATTTTGAACCTCTTTACTGTAACTTCCTCACCATCTACAAGGGCAACACATATGTCATTCTCCTTAACTTCAATGTCAGGGTCAACAACAACCATGTCATTATCAAGTATCCCTGCATCCTTCATACTATCTCCACTAACTCTAAGTAAGAATGCATTTGGATGTAAGTTTCTATCTATTGGAAGTTTAATGTAATCCTCAATATCTTGAACGGCAAGATTTGGCTTCCCCGCTTTTACCTTTCCAACAATGGGAAAGGAGGAGACCACGTCCTTAGTCACTATTATTGACCTTGCCCCTCTTTTTCTTTTTATATAACCCTTTTCTTCAAGTCTTCTCAAATAGAAGAAGACTGTTGCTGTGGAGGAGAGACCAACTTCTCTTCCAATTTCCCTTACAGTGGGAGTGATTCCTCTTCTCTTTGATTCAACTATAAATTCAAGTATATCTTTTTCCCTATCTGTTAGATCTCCCCTCTCCATCTTTAAGAACTCTCCTTCCT encodes the following:
- the lexA gene encoding transcriptional repressor LexA encodes the protein MERGDLTDREKDILEFIVESKRRGITPTVREIGREVGLSSTATVFFYLRRLEEKGYIKRKRGARSIIVTKDVVSSFPIVGKVKAGKPNLAVQDIEDYIKLPIDRNLHPNAFLLRVSGDSMKDAGILDNDMVVVDPDIEVKENDICVALVDGEEVTVKRFKIKRGESFLFPENPKYKPIKIDKRIKIIGKVIGVWRRY